In one window of Clarias gariepinus isolate MV-2021 ecotype Netherlands chromosome 10, CGAR_prim_01v2, whole genome shotgun sequence DNA:
- the LOC128531960 gene encoding alcohol dehydrogenase class-3-like isoform X1 — protein MGTENKVIRCKAAVAWEPGKPLTVEEVEVAPPKDHEVRIKIVASGVCRIDWTYLYDCGKEVRTLPFPLILGHEGAGVVESVGPGVTTIQPGDKVIPVLLPHCGECEFCLGSKTNHCSKNWEKLEKCVLADGTSRITCRGQQVNQFIGVSTFCEYTVTPEYNVAKIDQDAPLDKVCLLGCGVATGYGAALNSAKVERGSVCAVFGLGAVGLATVMGCKAAGASRIIGIDVIAEKGEIGKTFGISEFVNPNDQNKPIQEVLVEMTGGGVDYSFECVGNVNLMTAAFESCRAACGTCVIVGWTERNLSVSARDFVMGRTIKGSYLGGWRFVRSLPKLVDDYMRGRILLDEFVTHTLPLEEINHAFELITKGKSIRTVIKL, from the exons ATGGGGACTGAGAATAAA gtgatcAGGTGTAAGGCGGCGGTGGCGTGGGAACCTGGGAAACCTCTCACCGTAGAGGAAGTGGAAGTCGCTCCACCTAAAGACCATGAAGTCAGAATTAAG atagTAGCAAGCGGTGTGTGTCGCATAGACTGGACGTATCTGTATGATTGTGGGAAAGAAGTGAGGACTCTGCCATTTCCTCTCATTCTGGGTCACGAAGGTGCGGGTGTGGTGGAGAGCGTTGGCCCGGGCGTGACCACCATACagcctg GTGATAAGGTGATCCCTGTCCTCCTGCCTCACTGTGGGGAGTGTGAGTTCTGTCTGGGCTCAAAGACCAACCACTGCTCCAAGAactg GGAGAAGCTTGAGAAGTGTGTGTTAGCGGACGGGACGAGTCGTATCACCTGTAGGGGGCAGCAGGTGAATCAGTTCATTGGAGTGTCCACGTTCTGTGAATACACGGTCACTCCTGAATACAACGTGGCTAAGATTGATCAAGATGCACCGCTGGATAAAGTCTGTCTCCTTGGCTGTGGAGTGGCTACGGGATACGGAGCAGCGCTTAACTctgccaaa GTGGAGCGCGGTTCCGTGTGTGCCGTGTTCGGGTTGGGAGCCGTGGGTCTGGCCACGGTGATGGGCTGTAAAGCCGCCGGAGCCTCCAGGATCATCGGCATCGATGTCATCGCAGAGAAAGGTGAAATCGGGAAGACGTTCGGCATCTCCGAGTTCGTCAACCCGAACGATCAGAACAAACCCATTCAGGAGGTTCTGGTGGAGATGACAGGGGGAGGAGTGGACTACAGCTTCGAGTGTGTGGGGAACGTCAACCTCATG ACGGCGGCGTTTGAGAGCTGCAGAGCCGCTTGTGGAACCTGTGTGATCGTGGGATGGACAGAAAGAAATCTCTCTGTGTCAGCCAGAGACTTCGTGATGGGACGGACAATTAAAGGGTCTTACTTGGGTG GATGGAGGTTTGTGCGTAGTTTACCCAAACTGGTGGATGACTACATGAGGGGCCGGATTTTATTGGACGAGtttgtgacacacacactccctctggAGGAGATTAACCACGCCTTCGAGCTGATAACCAAGGGG
- the LOC128531960 gene encoding alcohol dehydrogenase class-3-like isoform X2 encodes MGTENKVIRCKAAVAWEPGKPLTVEEVEVAPPKDHEVRIKIVASGVCRIDWTYLYDCGKEVRTLPFPLILGHEGDKVIPVLLPHCGECEFCLGSKTNHCSKNWEKLEKCVLADGTSRITCRGQQVNQFIGVSTFCEYTVTPEYNVAKIDQDAPLDKVCLLGCGVATGYGAALNSAKVERGSVCAVFGLGAVGLATVMGCKAAGASRIIGIDVIAEKGEIGKTFGISEFVNPNDQNKPIQEVLVEMTGGGVDYSFECVGNVNLMTAAFESCRAACGTCVIVGWTERNLSVSARDFVMGRTIKGSYLGGWRFVRSLPKLVDDYMRGRILLDEFVTHTLPLEEINHAFELITKGKSIRTVIKL; translated from the exons ATGGGGACTGAGAATAAA gtgatcAGGTGTAAGGCGGCGGTGGCGTGGGAACCTGGGAAACCTCTCACCGTAGAGGAAGTGGAAGTCGCTCCACCTAAAGACCATGAAGTCAGAATTAAG atagTAGCAAGCGGTGTGTGTCGCATAGACTGGACGTATCTGTATGATTGTGGGAAAGAAGTGAGGACTCTGCCATTTCCTCTCATTCTGGGTCACGAAG GTGATAAGGTGATCCCTGTCCTCCTGCCTCACTGTGGGGAGTGTGAGTTCTGTCTGGGCTCAAAGACCAACCACTGCTCCAAGAactg GGAGAAGCTTGAGAAGTGTGTGTTAGCGGACGGGACGAGTCGTATCACCTGTAGGGGGCAGCAGGTGAATCAGTTCATTGGAGTGTCCACGTTCTGTGAATACACGGTCACTCCTGAATACAACGTGGCTAAGATTGATCAAGATGCACCGCTGGATAAAGTCTGTCTCCTTGGCTGTGGAGTGGCTACGGGATACGGAGCAGCGCTTAACTctgccaaa GTGGAGCGCGGTTCCGTGTGTGCCGTGTTCGGGTTGGGAGCCGTGGGTCTGGCCACGGTGATGGGCTGTAAAGCCGCCGGAGCCTCCAGGATCATCGGCATCGATGTCATCGCAGAGAAAGGTGAAATCGGGAAGACGTTCGGCATCTCCGAGTTCGTCAACCCGAACGATCAGAACAAACCCATTCAGGAGGTTCTGGTGGAGATGACAGGGGGAGGAGTGGACTACAGCTTCGAGTGTGTGGGGAACGTCAACCTCATG ACGGCGGCGTTTGAGAGCTGCAGAGCCGCTTGTGGAACCTGTGTGATCGTGGGATGGACAGAAAGAAATCTCTCTGTGTCAGCCAGAGACTTCGTGATGGGACGGACAATTAAAGGGTCTTACTTGGGTG GATGGAGGTTTGTGCGTAGTTTACCCAAACTGGTGGATGACTACATGAGGGGCCGGATTTTATTGGACGAGtttgtgacacacacactccctctggAGGAGATTAACCACGCCTTCGAGCTGATAACCAAGGGG